From Arvicanthis niloticus isolate mArvNil1 chromosome 22, mArvNil1.pat.X, whole genome shotgun sequence, the proteins below share one genomic window:
- the LOC143436447 gene encoding olfactory receptor 6C4-like, which produces MMANHSSVTMFILLGLTNDVNLQAVLFIFLLLTYILSVIGNSTIILLTLLDYRLQTPMYFFLRNFAFLEISFTSVFVPKMLINIGTGDKTISFAGCFTQYFFAILLGATEFYLLAVMSYDRYVAICRPLHYTTVMSRRLCLQLVLSSWLSGFIVVAVPHAMTLQLPFCASNIINHYCCDYTILLHLSCSDTHFIEVIQFLLATVTLIFTLLLVILSYTHIIKTILRIPSAQQRKKAFSTCSSHMIVVSLSYGSCIFMYINPSFKDAANFNKRVAVLNTSVAPVLNPFIYTLRNKQVKIAFKDVLSKIISFFKK; this is translated from the coding sequence ATGATGGCAAACCACTCATCAGTGACAATGTTCATTCTTCTTGGATTGACAAATGATGTCAACCTTCAAGCTGTGCTTTTTATCTTTCTGCTCTTAACTTATATCTTAAGTGTTATTGGAAACTCAACCATCATTCTCTTGACTCTGCTGGATTATCGCCTCCAGACGCCTATGTATTTCTTCCTCCGAAATTTTGCATTTTTGGAGATATCTTTTACCTCTGTCTTTGTTCCCAAAATGCTAATCAATATTGGAACTGGAGACAAGACTATTTCCTTTGCTGGTTGCTTCACACAGTATTTTTTTGCAATCCTTCTGGGAGCAACCGAATTTTACCTCTTAGCAGTGAtgtcctatgaccgctatgtCGCCATTTGCAGACCCCTGCATTACACAACTGTCATGAGCAGGAGACTTTGCCTCCAACTAGTTTTAAGTTCCTGGTTATCTGGTTTTATAGTTGTTGCTGTGCCACATGCAATGACTCTTCAGTTGCCTTTCTGTGCATCCAACATCATCAATCATTATTGCTGTGACTACACTATATTGCTGCATTTATCATGTTCAGACACACACTTCATAGAAGTGATCCAGTTCCTCCTGGCTACTGTGACCCTCATCTTCACCTTGCTGCTAGTGattctctcctacacacacatCATCAAGACCATTTTGAGGATCCCCTCTgctcaacagagaaaaaaagcttTTTCTACATGTTCCTCTCACATGATAGTGGTCTCACTTTCCTATGGAAGctgtattttcatgtatataaACCCTTCTTTTAAAGATGCAGCAAATTTTAATAAGAGAGTAGCTGTTTTAAATACCTCTGTTGCACCTGTGTTAAACCCATTCATCTACACTCTTagaaacaagcaagtgaaaataGCCTTCAAAGATGTGCTAAGCAAGATTataagtttctttaaaaagtaa